The genomic segment CAGTCACATGGCCGTCATGTTTATTTATTGCAGctaaagtttgaatcttgaaatTACAGGAAACAGAACTTTGTCAGCTAACTGGAGTAGAATAACTTTACCTTGTGTTTGCTTGTCAAAATCATCGTCTTTTGATGCTCCGGAAGAAATTCTGTCTCAGAAAAATGAAGGAAGAAGGGCAATTATGGGTTCTCTGCTTATAGCTGGTAACTCAATTCATTTGCATTTCTTGTTTTTCAGTTTATACATTTTCATCATTTAAAACACATTGACTAGTAGAACACTAGAATCAATAGAATTACTTGAAATTTGTTGTTATTAATCATGTGTAGACGCCCTTGAGCTGAGGGTATATCGGAAACAGTGTCTCTATCTCCCAAGAtaaggggtaaggtctgcgtgcGCTCTATCCTGTTATGTTGTTGTGTAATCATGTGTAGTTGTTATATGCTATAGATAAAACTTGTACGAGTGGTTCATAAAAAAAGAACTCTCCGTCCTACCTGATACCTGTACTGGTGGGAGGGGAAGTAGGTGTTGACGGATTAGTCGTTGAGGTGCGTGCAAGCTTGGCTTGGACACCAccattataaaaaagaaaaaccctCCATTATTTTCCCTTCTTGTCATTTTAATACTTTTGCGTTCTAGTTTTGTGTAATGTATTGATTGGTTCTCCTTACGTTCCAATCTGgttgtcttactttcctttttagtctgtttaaaaagaatgtttcttttcttttttggcaactCCTTAAAATCAACTTTCCACGCGAAATGTTTAAAACgacaagattaaagaatattgtGGTACATTTTGcgtatctttagtttaagacgataaaattcaaaagtttctCTATTTTATTAAACTCCATGCTAAGGTAAAACCAGACCagattgaaacggagggagtatcttATTATATGAGTTTTTCGATTCAGAGTATTGTAGTTGTAGTTGTTTCAGATTACTTTTCAAGATTCAATTCTTTTGATGGACCGTTACTTAGTTCACACCCCCTTGAGGTGCGGCCCTTCCGTATACCCTACGCAAGATGCTTCGTGCACCGGATGGTAGACTGACTTCTTAATCGTTACTTATTTGCTCTCTTTCGCTGTTCAGCTGCTTCCTTTTGTCTTTGCGATGTGGCTGGAGCTGTTAGCACGAGCAGACGAGCTGTAAGAATAACTTCCATCTGCGTTATATGATGTTGAGATTCTCCTCTTCTGTATTTACGGAACTTGTGTATTTTTCTTGCTGCAGCTTAGGGGGGCAAAAATACCGGAGAGCGAGTACAAAACCCTTCCTAATGGTCTAAAGTTAGTATACAATTTCGAAGCATCTAAGTACTGTTTTCCCTACATTCGGATTTCCTTTTACATTTGATTGTTACACAGATTATAGGTTCCGTTGGACTTGAAACGAGATTAATGTAGCTAAATCGAGTCTAGGGACCGCAATATCTTAATTCAACATATAATGTACACATTTGCTCACTTTATTCTTTGGTGTAAATCTCTCAGGTATTATGACTTGAAGGTCGGCACCGGAGCTGAAGCAGTGAAGGGATCTAGAGTTGCAGTACGGTTGTGCCAAAGTTGAATTGAGTATCTAAGTACAATGtttgatttatgatttatctCTAAAAACATACATGTATAAACTTAAATATGCAACATCACATTATTAATAATCACCGTCAAGCGCATTGTATAGGTAAAATGTACCTGTGAGATCATTGCATCACATGAGATGCACTAATATTGATCCGTAGGACTTAGTTAAGAACTAATCAGGTAATCGATTTCTGTTCCGTATGGAAGTTTCAGGGGATCTTGTTTGAAGTTCAAGTTTCGTAGTGAGCCCTAAAAGGTTCTGGTGAAATGTTGCTACTTCTCATTCCACAACACTGATTTACTGAACTTTACGCGAGCATGATATTGTCTGAGTGGTATTAAGGATAGAATTATACAAGAACCGGGATAGCCAATCATGTTGATCCCACTACAAAATAGTCAAATGAAGCTAAAAATGACATCTCGGTGAATGCTTCATCGATCTAAATTATTTAGTTCGTAGGTTACTAGGAATGCCTTAGACCTTTGACGAACTGTTTAATGATTTTGGTGATACTTTGTTTGATTATCGTAACAGTTAGGGGTGTCACGTGTTGATGTTGCCCCTGAAACCTTATATTAATGCATGTAATCTCTCCGTGCTTTGCAGTTTCTTCGTTCATACACAAGTATAATATATTTGTTAGAATCTAGTTTGCAGATTGCTTCTTAAAATCTGAATTGTATTGTGTCAAAATTCTAGATCCACTATGTTGCTAAATGGAGGAACATCACTTTCATGACAAGTCGACAAGGAATGGGCGTTGGCGGTGGAACAGTAAGACACATCCGCTTTATGTTTTCCAACCTGTATTCAGGATTTATATGGCAGTTATCAGATACAACTTTCGAGTGTGTTAACCTACTACATGTAAAACGATGAAATACTATTGCATGACTATTCAAGGCTATGTagttcggactcttcaaaaatgccaACAGGTGCGTGTCGGATTCTCTAAAAGTAGTTTATCtatggagaatccgacacgggtgcggcattgAAACTGAAGAGTCCGCTCAGCTTTTAGTCAAGGCGCGCCTTGGAAAACTACCAATTAGTACATTAGAAACTTATGCACCtttgtttgaaatattttgtataAAACTTCCTCGGCGTTAGTCATGTTATGACATTCTCGTTAGCTTAATTAGGAGATTCATGATGTTTCCATTCTTTCGGACAATGCCAACGTAATCTTTATGGTTATGTTACTTTCTAGTCCTTGATTTGGAAGTTTTTCGATTCTCATGATCTCGTTCTATTTGATATAAAGATAACGATATcatagaaatttatgaatttctgaATACATTGAGTAAAGTAAGGGCCAAAATATACTGTCTTTTTTTCCAAGTTCTTGAGTATCGTAGTCGTCCCTTTGAAAGTGATACTGGGAACATCCATTAAGAGATATGAAGAGCTATAGAAGCTTCTCTTACTTTCCTCTACTTTGTACAGTTTGCCTGGTTTGATTCAAGATGTCGTTAATTCAAATAGCTGGGTTCGGCAGCATTGTATGTGATGCTATGTGACATACTTTTTCTGTTTTTGAGATACCATCATGTTTCTTATCGAATATCCTTTGTTTCCTGTAGCCTTATGGATTTGACGTTGGTCAATCGGAGAAGGGAAACGTCCTTAAAGGATTGGATCTCGGTGTTCAAGGGATGCGCGTAGGAGGGCAGGTGAGACAATTAGCTTAATTGTACTTTGATCACATTCAGGATATTTCTCATTTGAACTGCATAACATAACCTTCTAATGGAGTTCCCCGAGGAGACGAATATgctaaaatatgataaatattcaACTAGTAAAGTTTTCTAAGCTTTTCGGTGTTAGCTCCTTCAAAATGAAAGAGTAGGAACAATTCGAACAACACCTATTTATAATTGTTCCTACTATTTCATTTTCAGGGAGCTAACACTTATTATGTTTTCTAAGGAAAGAATAGGCGCTTGAATCACCAAAGGAGCAAAGTGGGAAAAGGCATTGCCGGGATCCTAGGTTAGAAGGGGTTCATACGAGGGTTGACCATAGCAAAAAGAGAAGACAGAAACAACAACAACTCACACGTAGCGTAGTGGTGAAGAATTTAGTTAAGATAGACGAACAACAGCTTACCTGTAGCTTAGTGGTTAATGGAGGCATGCGGGATTGCTAAACTATAGCATATAAGAAGATATCTGACGAACTGAAACTGAAGTTCCATAGGGCGGTTGTGAGACGAGTAATGCTATATAATTGGGAATGTTGGGCTTTGCTCACGATGAGCGTCCTCAAAATGCAGATTTTAGAGATGAACGTACCATACAAGATTAGGATAAAAATGATCACATCCAACAAATGGCACAAGTAGAGAGGATGTAGTCAAAGATGGTATGGTTATGTCCTACATAAACCTACAAATGCGTAGATCCGTAGGTGCAACAATGTCATGATTGAATGTGCTAAAAGGAGATGTGGTAGACCTAAAATCAACATCGGGGGAAGTTGACTCGAGAGACCTGAGATCTCTAGGATAAATGCAAATTTAACTAAGAACTAAACGCAATAAAGCAAACGATCCATATAGGTAACACAAACTAGTTGAGCATACGACTTAGTTGTTAGCGTTACACTCACGATAGGTTTGATTTTTGCACAAATCTTTCTTATCTAAATAGAGACTAGTATATCAGTATGTAATACTTATTGAAATGGAGATGTGCCCCAATAGAGCAAACATGGATATAAAGGATTCATATAGCCGCAGTAATTAGTTTGGAATGGAGGCATAATTGGTTGGACGTGTAGGTGGGGTCCCGTTAATTATATCATCGCGCACTTGATACTCACTGCAGAAAGAATTTCTAAGTATACGTAGCATTTATTATCAGAATGTCGTTAAGGTTCAAGTTTTTCTCCATGAGCTTAGAATGCTGGACCACAACTACTTGGTCAGAACTCATGTGTCATGCCGTTCCGACCATGAAATTTAACTTTCCATAGTTGTATCAATGATGATTGGTTAATTACTTCACACGGAGGCGATAAACATTTGAAATGAAAACATTCTGTTTTTGCAGCGCTTGCTTATAGTTCCTCCCGAACTAGCTTATGGGAAAAAAGGCGTGCAGGAAATTCCTCCGAACGCAACAATTGAGGTATGATTTTGTCGTTGCGTTCATGTGCTTATACCTAAATAGTTTAGGAAGGCCATTTGGATTCAACTGTTTTTGCACCTATTATGGTCCATTTAACCTTTTAGTTGGTCTGTGGAATGCGAAAATGCCGTCTTACCTTTTCACGATGAAAGATCATCATCATCACTCTTTTAGAACGCATATTAGATAAACAAACACTCAAACTTGGCCTCAGCTAGCAATTAAGTACTCCAACTTTGAGAGTGcacatctagacacctcaacTCGGTCTCATCTAGCAACTAAACGCTCCCAACTCGTCCCAATATACCTCGTGGACACCCGATGCTGATGTGGCACATAAATTTCGGAGGTGTCCAGATGATCAGCTTGTAAGTTGGAGCGCTCAGCTGACACAATGGAGACGAgttgaggtgtctagatgtgTCAAAGTTGGATGAAgccaagtttgagtgtctatttatgtattatgacTTTAGAAATCCTTATCGGAATCATCAAATATGTGGCTAGCAGAAAACCTTTCTAATGGGAGAATCTTGTTTCCTTCAATAGAAAACTCTTGTTGGCATCTAACTGATGCTGAACATTCTTATCAACAGAAAAGTGTATTCTCCACGTATGGAATTTAGCTTTCTTGGAAAAAGTATGTGGATGTGCAAAATACATCAACCTCATAAAAGTGTAAACCTCCGAAAACAAAGATAGAATAATCTTTAAAATATTCTTCGTTATGTGGTCACTTGTTAGCTTTGTTCTATGTGAAAAAAGAACGTTCCAGAAGAAATGTTATATGAAAATTCTTTTCAAGTCCTTTTCGAAACTGAATATTTCTTCAGATTTAAGTCATTTACTTTTGTAAAAGCACAATTAATCGAAAGGTAAACAAATATTTTCATGGAGACAGACTTGCAAAAAGATATCATCACGGAGAGTGTAATTCATTTGCACTTCCTATGTTCTAATTTAAAGCTATCTGTTTCAGTGTTTGGTTCGCTATGCAGGTTCCCGAGATCCTTTTTA from the Capsicum annuum cultivar UCD-10X-F1 chromosome 9, UCD10Xv1.1, whole genome shotgun sequence genome contains:
- the LOC107843159 gene encoding peptidyl-prolyl cis-trans isomerase FKBP16-4, chloroplastic, which translates into the protein MDVLLYHPLKSTPFLHSLPSTPFSGNRTLSANWSRITLPCVCLSKSSSFDAPEEILSQKNEGRRAIMGSLLIAAASFCLCDVAGAVSTSRRALRGAKIPESEYKTLPNGLKYYDLKVGTGAEAVKGSRVAIHYVAKWRNITFMTSRQGMGVGGGTPYGFDVGQSEKGNVLKGLDLGVQGMRVGGQRLLIVPPELAYGKKGVQEIPPNATIEMDIELLSIKQSPFGTPVKIVEG